From Mercenaria mercenaria strain notata chromosome 17, MADL_Memer_1, whole genome shotgun sequence, the proteins below share one genomic window:
- the LOC123536406 gene encoding uncharacterized protein LOC123536406, protein MNLSFPYRICKFSSIYYILIWINILDGLPLTSVPQNKGNLTDCTPKFETNVQQCLDGLYFYTWKTDVLKFQTRRNLFKEILKRFFCRQYTNSLQCIHEILDGCKMEETTRTVQTYLSEPWARQYNTFCDINQQNSSYIFQNNSIVSQRNLSNKTKLNTTVMHYTDNSTIKPIKDQNSEINRWQELQEKTEHFVTNDNQPNNGEPGGQQFTDPKENTREKVSTNTLFYSKRAKTQNSPKRERTVAVEYSILFKKLASKKIKFSMQTSVTDGRNYKPLVRNFEILMEIQ, encoded by the exons ATGAATTTGTCTTTTCCATACAGGATTTGtaaattttcatccatttattACATCTTGATTTGGATAAATATACTTGATGGCCTGCCTCTTACCAGTGTTCCACAAAATAAGGGAAATTTGACAGACTGTACACCAAAATTTGAAACTAATGTTCAACAATGCCTTGATGGACTTTATTTCTATACATGGAAGACGGAtgtgttaaaatttcaaacaaggcGCAACCTtttcaaagaaattttgaaaagattcTTCTGCAG ACAATATACCAACAGTTTGCAGTGTATACATGAGATTTTAGATGGCTGTAAGATGGAGGAGACAACCAGAACAGTACAGACCTACCTCAGCGAACCTTGGGCGCGCCAGTACAACACCTTCTGTGATATTAACCAACAAAACTCctcttatatatttcaaaataactcAATAGTGTCTCAACGAAATCTgagtaataaaacaaaacttaatacGACTGTGATGCACTATACAGACAACTCGACAATCAAACCAATCAAAGACCAAAACAGTGAAATAAACAGATGGCAAGAGTTGCAAGAAAAAACAGAACATTTTGTTACTAACGACAATCAACCTAACAACGGCGAACCTGGTGGTCAACAATTTACCGACCCAAAAGAAAATACGAGAGAGAAAGTTTCTACAAACACACTCTTTTATTCTAAGAGAGCAAAGACACAAAACAGTCCCAAAAGAGAACGAACAGTAGCAGTGGAATAtagcattttgtttaaaaaactagcgtcaaagaaaataaaattttcaatgcAAACATCTGTTACTGATGGTAGAAATTATAAGCCTTTGGTTCGCAACTTTGAAATATTGATGGAAATTCAATAA